The following proteins are encoded in a genomic region of Sebastes fasciatus isolate fSebFas1 chromosome 14, fSebFas1.pri, whole genome shotgun sequence:
- the mstnb gene encoding growth/differentiation factor 8: protein MHLSQIVLYLSLLVALGPVVLSDQETHQQPPSAASPGETEQCATCEVRQQIKTMRLNAIKSQILSKLRMKEAPNISRDIVKQLLPKAPPLQQLLDQYDVLGDDNKDVVMEEDDEHATTETVMMMATEPASIVQVAEEPKCCFFSFSPKFQASRIVRAQLWVHLRPATEATTVFLQISRLMPVTDGSRHIRIRSLKIDVNAGLSSWQSIDVKQVLTVWLRQPETNWGIEINAFDSRGNDLAVTSTEPGEEGLQPFMEVKVSEGPRRARRDAGLDCDENSPESRCCRYPLTVDFEDFGWDWIIAPKRYKANYCSGECEYMHLQKYPHTHLVNKANPRGTAGPCCTPTKMSPINMLYFNRKEQIIYGKIPSMVVDRCGCS, encoded by the exons ATGCATCTGTCTCAGATTGTGCTGTATCTCAGCTTGCTGGTTGCTTTGGGTCCAGTGGTTTTGAGTGACCAAGAGACGCACCAGCAGCCGCCCTCTGCAGCCAGCCCAGGAGAGACGGAGCAGTGCGCCACCTGCGAGGTCCGGCAGCAGATCAAAACCATGCGATTAAACGCGATCAAGTCTCAGATTTTGAGCAAACTGCGAATGAAAGAAGCTCCCAACATCAGCCGAGACATCGTGAAGCAGCTGCTGCCCAAAGCGCCGccgctgcagcagctcctcgaCCAGTACGACGTGCTGGGAGATGACAACAAGGAtgtggtgatggaggaggacgaCGAGCACGCCACCACGGAGACGGTCATGATGATGGCCACTGAAC ccgcGTCCATCGTCCAAGTGGCTGAGGAACCAAAGtgctgctttttctctttttctccaaaGTTTCAAGCCAGTCGAATAGTCCGGGCTCAGCTCTGGGTTCATCTGCGACCGGCCACCGAGGCGACCACCGTGTTCCTGCAGATCTCCCGCCTGATGCCGGTCACAGACGGGAGTAGGCACATCCGCATCCGATCCCTGAAGATCGACGTGAACGCCGGGCTCAGCTCCTGGCAGAGTATAGACGTCAAACAAGTGTTGACTGTGTGGCTGCGGCAGCCGGAGACCAACTGGGGCATCGAGATTAACGCCTTTGATTCCAGGGGAAATGACTTGGCCGTGACCTCCACAGAGCCTGGAGAGGAAGGACTG CAACCGTTCATGGAGGTGAAGGTCTCAGAGGGCCCGAGGCGTGCCAGGAGAGACGCGGGCCTGGACTGTGACGAGAACTCTCCAGAGTCCCGGTGCTGCCGTTATCCGCTCACGGTGGACTTTGAAGACTTTGGCTGGGACTGGATTATTGCCCCAAAGCGCTACAAGGCCAACTATTGCTCCGGGGAGTGTGAGTACATGCACTTGCAGAAGTATCCGCACACCCACCTGGTGAACAAGGCCAATCCCAGAGGGACCGCGGGCCCCTGCTGCACCCCCACCAAGATGTCGCCCATCAACATGCTCTACTTTAACCGAAAAGAGCAGATCATCTATGGCAAGATCCCTTCCATGGTGGTGGACCGTTGTGGATGCTCTTGA